A section of the Choristoneura fumiferana chromosome 5, NRCan_CFum_1, whole genome shotgun sequence genome encodes:
- the tio gene encoding zinc finger domain-containing protein tiptop, producing MIVEPDHVRESPRCLSRESSGAPRCPSNDSVYSGRSGPGLPLSAALTAALPAALLPPHSAAVAAYLGAAAAAAAQQRLLMSACQDDMTDSERVDAVLDFSTKRSDSPHDDEDADDAVNLSKMPENGPLDLSVGTRKRGPEDSPSPVPTRKSSRSSELKPSPSPWSTPVAPHLPYFAAAVAAASMSPKGGIPAEWNGRLKHGGPTPSDATKALEKMSELSRLGGEELFRSVQSAALGAGLASNSAARHSAWQSHWLNKGADQTRDVLKCVWCKKSFNSLADLTVHMKEAKHCGVNVPMPPTSGTHMAPSLHPPTSSPSTPSHNSSSSSGSSKPSQSDLNLLIKENMPIPRKLVRGQDVWLGKGAEQTRQILKCMWCAESFRSLAEMTSHMQRTQHYTNIISQEQIISWKSSDETKGSNSSNSGSNNPAPPTTGTSSHVSAVLTCKVCDQAFSSLKELSNHMVKNSHYKEHIMRSITESGGRRRQTREKRKKSLPVRKLLELERAQHEFKNGEGNGVPMGKPIRDFSAGSRISCEKCGDKIETAVFVEHIRQCIGAPMSNSQRNFLKSALLTNSIIPPDVPGHVTPTGRDGRKSINDELPSPGSAHHRSPSSVNDSSPSSKDPNASNEKSSSPSVLNAIEQLIEKSFDTRSRHSVPGIPGGASHAPIGSSILKRLGIDESVDYTKPLVDAQTMSMLRSYHHQQGYGRRERSGSESSSMSERGGSRVESLTPDRKLDAYHMTPRTTPDTRGSQTPASEDRPAEVRIKKEVPEDDDRENGVDLSNQPVRVKTEMDEDEEPPRPSSSHEDGKAVPKRESEGSSPAASPRSPASDRSGHTPGVDRKPASSLGALSSMFDNLASGGSSNEPSSSRRSGSHPLAALQKLCDKTETSTSRAPAPAPSPAGPPSILTFSWACNDAVVTDSIMKCALCDTPFVSKGAYRHHLSKMHFVKDSAMPEPVPMKATPPVASPGAGTHKSGGSTAASPQDPRSPSQAFDESPHSKFLKYTELAKQLSSKYV from the exons ATGATCGTCGAACCGGACCACGTGAG GGAGAGCCCGAGATGCCTGTCGCGGGAGTCGTCGGGAGCGCCGCGGTGTCCCTCCAATGACTCGGTGTACTCCGGGCGCAGCGGGCCGGGCCTCCCCCTCTCGGCCGCGCTGACGGCCGCCCTGCCCGCGGCCCTCCTTCCTCCCCACTCGGCAGCAGTGGCGGCGTACCTTGGAGCCGCGGCTGCTGCCGCCGCCCAACAGCGCCTCCTCATGTCCGCCTGTCAAGACGACATGACCGACTCCGAACGAGTCGACGCCGTATTAGACTTTAGCACGAAACGCAGCGACTCGCCACACGATGACGAAGATGCTGACGACGCTGTTAATCTCAGTAAGATGCCCGAAAATGGACCTCTAGATTTATCTGTTGGCACTCGTAAGCGGGGACCAGAAGATTCACCGTCTCCTGTACCGACCAGGAAAAGTTCGAGATCATCAGAATTAAAACCTAGTCCGTCTCCATGGAGCACGCCAGTAGCGCCGCACTTGCCATATTTTGCGGCAGCTGTGGCGGCTGCTAGCATGTCGCCAAAAGGAGGTATTCCGGCTGAATGGAATGGCAGATTAAAACATGGTGGACCAACACCCAGCGACGCGACTAAAGCGCTAGAAAAAATGAGCGAGCTTAGCAGACTCGGAGGCGAGGAGCTCTTTCGATCGGTACAGAGTGCGGCTTTAGGCGCAGGCTTGGCTTCCAATTCGGCTGCCAGACACTCCGCCTGGCAATCTCACTGGCTTAACAAAGGCGCTGATCAAACAAGAGATGTCCTCAAATGCGTTTGGTGCAAAAAGAGTTTCAATTCTCTCGCAGATTTAACGGTTCACATGAAGGAAGCGAAACATTGCGGCGTCAATGTCCCAATGCCTCCGACGAGTGGCACACATATGGCGCCATCGCTGCACCCACCTACTAGTTCTCCGTCAACTCCATCACACAATTCGTCTTCTTCTAGCGGGTCATCAAAGCCGAGTCAGAGTGACTTGAATCTACTTATTAAGGAGAACATGCCGATACCAAGGAAGCTAGTCCGTGGTCAAGATGTCTGGTTAGGAAAAGGTGCGGAGCAGACTAggcaaattttaaaatgtatgtggTGCGCTGAGAGCTTCCGTTCGCTAGCAGAAATGACGAGTCATATGCAGCGAACCCAGCACTACACGAATATAATATCACAAGAACAGATAATTTCTTGGAAATCCTCTGATGAAACTAAAGGCTCGAACTCGAGCAACTCGGGGTCCAACAATCCCGCACCGCCCACAACAGGCACCAGTAGCCACGTCAGCGCAGTTTTAACTTGTAAGGTTTGCGACCAAGCATTTAGTTCCTTGAAAGAGTTAAGTAATCATATGGTTAAAAATTCACATTATAAAGAACACATAATGCGATCTATTACGGAGAGCGGGGGTAGGCGGCGTCAGACACGTGAGAAAAGGAAGAAGTCTTTACCGGTTAGGAAACTTCTTGAGCTAGAGCGCGCGCAACATGAGTTCAAAAACGGGGAAGGTAATGGGGTTCCTATGGGGAAACCGATTAGGGATTTTAGTGCAGGTAGCCGAATCTCATGCGAGAAATGCGGTGATAAAATTGAGACTGCCGTGTTCGTTGAACATATACGACAATGCATAGGCGCGCCGATGTCTAATAGCCAAAGGAATTTTCTGAAGAGCGCGCTCCTTACTAACAGCATTATCCCCCCTGATGTGCCCGGGCACGTCACCCCCACCGGTCGCGACGGTCGCAAGAGCATCAACGATGAACTTCCCTCCCCCGGGTCTGCGCATCATCGCTCCCCCTCCTCCGTGAACGATTCCTCCCCGAGTTCCAAAGATCCAAACGCGAGTAACGAAAAAAGCTCGTCGCCTTCGGTCCTCAACGCCATAGAACAATTGATAGAGAAGAGTTTCGATACGCGATCGCGGCACTCTGTCCCTGGCATACCTGGTGGAGCTTCACACGCCCCAATCGGTTCTAGCATTCTTAAAAGATTAGGTATAGATGAGAGCGTAGACTATACAAAACCGTTGGTAGATGCTCAAACTATGAGTATGCTACGGAGTTATCACCATCAGCAGGGCTATGGGCGTCGCGAACGCAGCGGCAGCGAGTCCAGCTCAATGTCTGAGCGAGGCGGCAGCAGAGTCGAGTCTCTCACCCCCGATAGGAAACTAGACGCGTATCACATGACCCCTCGTACGACTCCAGACACACGTGGTTCCCAAACTCCCGCTTCTGAAGACCGCCCCGCCGaagtaagaataaaaaaagaagtccCCGAGGACGATGATCGTGAAAACGGAGTAGACTTGAGCAATCAGCCGGTGCGGGTTAAAACCGAAATGGATGAAGACGAGGAGCCACCGCGGCCTAGTAGTTCCCATGAAGATGGGAAGGCTGTTCCGAAACGCGAAAGTGAAGGTTCCAGCCCCGCGGCTAGTCCTCGCAGCCCGGCTAGTGATCGCTCAGGACACACCCCGGGTGTGGATAGGAAACCGGCTTCTAGTCTAGGCGCTCTGTCTTCCATGTTCGATAATCTAGCAAGCGGGGGGTCTTCTAACGAGCCGAGCTCTTCACGCCGCAGTGGCAGCCACCCTTTAGCCGCTCTGCAAAAGCTCTGTGATAAGACGGAGACTAGTACTTCCCGCGCACCCGCGCCGGCGCCATCGCCTGCTGGCCCGCCAAGCATTCTCACATTCAGCTGGGCGTGCAACGACGCAGTTGTGACTGACTCAATCATGAAGTGCGCTCTCTGCGACACGCCGTTCGTTTCCAAGGGGGCGTACCGGCATCACTTGTCGAAGATGCATTTCGTGAAGGACAGCGCGATGCCGGAACCGGTTCCGATGAAAGCGACGCCGCCGGTCGCCTCGCCGGGCGCGGGCACGCACAAGAGCGGAGGCTCGACGGCCGCCTCCCCGCAGGACCCGCGCAGTCCCTCGCAGGCCTTCGACGAGAGCCCGCACTCCAAGTTCCTCAAGTACACGGAACTCGCGAAGCAGCTCTCCAGCAAATACGTATAG